The Budorcas taxicolor isolate Tak-1 chromosome 5, Takin1.1, whole genome shotgun sequence genome includes a window with the following:
- the ITGA7 gene encoding integrin alpha-7 isoform X1, which produces MAGPPGRDPWGTPGICYLFGSLLAGLLFPGAAAFNLDVMGALRKEGEPGSLFGFSVALHRQLQPRPQSWQGYWSGLPFPPPRNLPDQASNPCLLHLLRWQTDSLSPTPSGKPPERVIVDIERLLVGAPQALALPGQQANRTGGLFACPLSLEETDCYRVDIDRGADVQKESKENQWLGVSVRSQGPGGKIVTCAHRYEARQRVDQILETRDVIGRCFVLSQDLAIRDELDGGEWKFCEGRPQGHEQFGFCQQGTAAAFSPDSHYLLFGAPGTYNWKGTARVELCVQGSADLAHLDDGPYEAGGEKEQDPRLIPVPANSYFGFSIDSGKGLMRAEELSFVAGAPRANHKGAVVILRKDSASRLVPEVTLSGERLTSGFGYSLAVADLNNDGWTDLVVGAPYFFERQEELGGAVYVYMNEGGHWAGVAPLRLCGSPDSMFGISLAVLGDLNQDGFPDLAVGAPFDGDGKVFIYHGSSLGVVTKPSQVLEGEAVGIKSFGYSLSGGLDVDGNHYPDLLVGSLDDTAALFRARPVLHVSHEVSILPRAIDLEQPNCANGHLVCMDLRVCFSYVALPSSYSPTVALDYVLDGDTDRRLRGQVPRVTFLSRGPDDPKHQSSGTVWLKHQHDRVCGDTMLQLQENVKDKLRAIVVTLSYGLQTPRLRRQAPGQGLPPVAPILNAHQPSTQRTEIHFLKQGCGEDKICQSNLQLVHARFCARVSDTEFQPLPMDADGTTALFALSGQPVIGLELKVTNLPSDPAQPQADGDDAHEAQLLVTLPAALHYSGVRGLDPVEKPLCLSDENASHVECELGNPMKRGAQVTFYLILSTSGITIETEELEVELLLATISEQELHPVLARARVFIELPLSITGVAIPQQLFFSGVVRGESAMRSERDVGSKVKYEVTVSNQGQSLNTLGSAFLNIMWPHEIANGKWLLYPMRVELEGGQGSGQRGLCSPRPNILQLDVDSRDRRRRELEPPESQEPREQPEPSTSWWPVSSAEKRKNITLDCARGTANCVVFSCPLYSFDRAAVLHVWGRLWNSTFLEEYSAVKSLEVIVRANITVKSSIKNLLLRDASTVIPVMVYLDPAAVAAEGVPWWVILLAVLAGLLVLALLVLLMWKMGFFKRARYPEATIPQYHAVKIPREDRQQFKEEKTGTILRNNWGSPRREGPDAHPILAGDGHPELGSDGQPVPGTA; this is translated from the exons ATGGCGGGACCTCCGGGCCGCGATCCTTGGGGGACCCCTGGGATTTGTTACCTTTTCGGCTCCCTGCTCGCCGGACTGCTCTTCCCAGGGGCTGCCGCCTTCAATCTGGACGTGATGGGCGCCCTCCGCAAGGAGGGCGAGCCGGGGAGCCTCTTTGGCTTCTCGGTGGCTCTGCATCGGCAGTTGCAGCCGCGACCCCAGAGCTG gcaaggatactggagtgggttgccgtttcctcctccacggaatcttcctgaccaggcatcaaacccgtgtctgttgcatctcctgcgttggcagacagattctttatcaccaacGCCATCTGGAAAGCCACCAGAGAGAGTAATTGTGGATATTGAAAG GCTGCTGGTGGGCGCTCCCCAGGCTCTGGCCCTGCCAGGGCAGCAGGCAAATCGCACTGGAGGTCTCTTCGCTTGCCCCCTGAGCCTGGAAGAGACTGACTGCTACAGAGTGGACATCGACCGGGGAG CTGATGTGCAGAAGGAGAGTAAGGAGAACCAGTGGCTGGGAGTCAGTGTTCGGAGCCAGGGGCCTGGGGGCAAGATTGTT ACCTGTGCACACCGATACGAGGCGCGGCAGCGTGTAGACCAGATCCTGGAGACGAGGGATGTGATCGGCCGCTGCTTTGTTCTAAGCCAGGACCTGGCCATCCGAGATGAGCTGGATGGTGGGGAGTGGAAGTTCTGTGAGGGACGCCCCCAGGGCCACGAACAGTTCGGCTTCTGCCAGCAGGGCACGGCGGCTGCCTTCTCCCCTGACAGCCACTATCTCCTCTTTGGGGCTCCAGGAACCTATAACTGGAAGG GCACGGCCAGGGTGGAGCTCTGTGTGCAGGGCTCAGCGGACCTGGCACACCTGGACGACGGGCCCTACGAGGCGGGGGGTGAGAAGGAGCAGGACCCCCGCCTCATCCCGGTCCCTGCCAACAGCTACTTTG GTTTCTCCATCGACTCGGGGAAGGGACTGATGCGAGCTGAGGAGCTGAGCTTTGTGGCAGGGGCCCCCCGTGCCAACCACAAGGGTGCTGTGGTCATTCTACGCAAAGACAGTGCCAGTCGCCTGGTGCCTGAAGTGACGCTGTCCGGGGAGCGCCTGACCTCCGGCTTTGGCTACTCGCTGGCCGTGGCTGATCTCAACAATGATGG CTGGACAGACCTGGTAGTTGGTGCCCCCTACTTCTTTGAGCGCCAAGAAGAACTGGGGGGTGCCGTGTATGTGTACATGAACGAGGGGGGTCACTGGGCCGGGGTCGCCCCTCTCCGGCTCTGCGGCTCCCCTGACTCCATGTTTGGGATCAGCCTGGCAGTCCTGGGGGACCTCAATCAAGACGGCTTCCCAG ACCTTGCTGTGGGGGCTCCCTTCGATGGGGACGGGAAGGTCTTTATCTACCACGGGAGCAGTCTGGGGGTTGTCACCAAGCCATCCCAG GTGTTGGAAGGTGAGGCCGTGGGCATAAAGAGCTTTGGCTACTCCCTGTCGGGTGGCCTGGACGTGGATGGGAACCACTATCCAGACTTGCTGGTGGGTTCCTTGGATGACACTGCTGCGCTCTTCAG GGCCAGGCCCGTCCTCCATGTCTCCCACGAGGTCTCTATTCTTCCACGAGCCATCGACCTAGAACAGCCCAACTGTGCCAATGGCCACTTGGTCTG CATGGACCTGAGGGTCTGTTTCAGCTACGTCGCATTGCCCAGCAGCTATAGCCCTACTGTGG CCCTGGATTACGTGTTAGATGGGGACACAGACCGGAGACTCCGGGGCCAGGTGCCCCGTGTGACCTTCCTGAGCCGTGGCCCCGATGACCCCAAGCACCAGTCCTCAGGCACTGTGTGGCTGAAACACCAGCATGACCGAGTCTGCGGAGACACCATGCTCCAGCTTCAG GAGAATGTCAAAGACAAGCTTCGGGCCATTGTCGTGACCCTGTCCTATGGTCTCCAGACCCCTCGGCTCCGACGACAGGCTCCTGGTCAGGGGCTGCCCCCAGTGGCCCCCATCCTCAACGCCCACCAGCCCAGCACCCAGCGGACAGAG ATCCACTTCCTGAAGCAAGGCTGTGGTGAAGACAAGATCTGCCAGAGCAATCTGCAGCTGGTCCACGCCCGGTTCTGCGCCCGCGTCAGTGACACGGAGTTTCAGCCTCTGCCCAT GGATGCGGATGGGACGACAGCCTTGTTTGCTCTGAGTGGGCAGCCAGTCATCGGCCTGGAGCTGAAGGTCACCAACCTACCCTCggacccagcccagccccaggctgATGGGGATGACGCTCATGAAGCCCAGCTCCTGGTCACCCTCCCTGCCGCTCTACACTACTCGGGAGTCCGGGGCCTGGACCCTGTG GAGAAGCCGCTGTGCCTGTCTGATGAGAATGCCTCCCATGTCGAGTGTGAGCTGGGGAACCCCATGAAGAGAGGCGCCCAG GTCACCTTCTACCTCATCCTTAGCACCTCAGGGATCACCATTGAAACCGAAGAGCTGGAGGTGGAGCTGCTGTTGGCCAC CATCAGCGAGCAGGAGCTGCATCCAGTCTTGGCCCGTGCCCGTGTCTTCATTGAGCTGCCGCTGTCCATCACGGG GGTGGCCATTCCCCAGCAGCTCTTCTTCTCTGGTGTGGTACGGGGAGAGAGTGCAATGCGGTCTGAGCGGGATGTGGGCAGCAAGGTCAAGTACGAGGTCACG GTTTCCAACCAAGGCCAGTCGCTCAACACCCTGGGCTCGGCCTTCCTCAACATCATGTGGCCCCATGAGATTGCCAACGGGAAGTGGTTGCTGTACCCCATGCGGGTGGAGCTGGAAGGCGGGCAGGGGTCCGGGCAGAGGGGGCTCTGTTCCCCCAGGCCCAACATCCTCCAACTG GATGTGGACAGCAGGGACAGGAGGAGGCGGGAGCTGGAGCCACCGGAGTCGCAGGAACCTCGAGAGCAGCCGGAGCCCAGCACGTCCTGGTGGCCAGTGTCCTCTGCTGAGAAGAGGAAAAACATCACCCTG GACTGCGCCCGGGGCACAGCCAACTGCGTGGTGTTCAGCTGCCCTCTCTACAGCTTTGACCGCGCGGCTGTGCTGCACGTCTGGGGCCGCCTCTGGAACAGCACCTTCCTGGAG GAGTACTCAGCTGTAAAGTCTCTGGAAGTGATTGTTCGAGCCAACATCACCGTGAAATCCTCCATCAAGAACTTGCTGCTCAGAGATGCTTCCACGGTG ATCCCGGTGATGGTGTACCTCGACCCCGCGGCTGTGGCGGCAGAAGGAGTCCCCTGGTGGGTCATCCTGTTGGCTGTACTAGCCGGGCTGCTGGTATTGGCGCTGCTGGTGCTGCTCATGTGGAAG ATGGGATTCTTCAAGCGAGCGCGGTACCCCGAAGCCACCATACCCCAGTACCATGCGGTGAAGATCCCGCGGGAAGACCGGCAGCAGTTCAAGGAGGAGAAGACGGGCACCATCTTGAGGAACAACTGGGGCAGCCCCCGGCGGGAGGGCCCAGACGCCCACCCCATCCTGGCTGGGGATGGGCACCCAGAGCTGGGCTCTGATGGGCAGCCGGTGCCAGGCACAGCCTAG
- the ITGA7 gene encoding integrin alpha-7 isoform X6 produces the protein MAGPPGRDPWGTPGICYLFGSLLAGLLFPGAAAFNLDVMGALRKEGEPGSLFGFSVALHRQLQPRPQSWLLVGAPQALALPGQQANRTGGLFACPLSLEETDCYRVDIDRGADVQKESKENQWLGVSVRSQGPGGKIVTCAHRYEARQRVDQILETRDVIGRCFVLSQDLAIRDELDGGEWKFCEGRPQGHEQFGFCQQGTAAAFSPDSHYLLFGAPGTYNWKGLLFVTNIDSSDPDQLVYKTLDPADRLPGLAGDLALNSYLGFSIDSGKGLMRAEELSFVAGAPRANHKGAVVILRKDSASRLVPEVTLSGERLTSGFGYSLAVADLNNDGWTDLVVGAPYFFERQEELGGAVYVYMNEGGHWAGVAPLRLCGSPDSMFGISLAVLGDLNQDGFPDLAVGAPFDGDGKVFIYHGSSLGVVTKPSQVLEGEAVGIKSFGYSLSGGLDVDGNHYPDLLVGSLDDTAALFRARPVLHVSHEVSILPRAIDLEQPNCANGHLVCMDLRVCFSYVALPSSYSPTVALDYVLDGDTDRRLRGQVPRVTFLSRGPDDPKHQSSGTVWLKHQHDRVCGDTMLQLQENVKDKLRAIVVTLSYGLQTPRLRRQAPGQGLPPVAPILNAHQPSTQRTEIHFLKQGCGEDKICQSNLQLVHARFCARVSDTEFQPLPMDADGTTALFALSGQPVIGLELKVTNLPSDPAQPQADGDDAHEAQLLVTLPAALHYSGVRGLDPVEKPLCLSDENASHVECELGNPMKRGAQVTFYLILSTSGITIETEELEVELLLATISEQELHPVLARARVFIELPLSITGVAIPQQLFFSGVVRGESAMRSERDVGSKVKYEVTVSNQGQSLNTLGSAFLNIMWPHEIANGKWLLYPMRVELEGGQGSGQRGLCSPRPNILQLDVDSRDRRRRELEPPESQEPREQPEPSTSWWPVSSAEKRKNITLDCARGTANCVVFSCPLYSFDRAAVLHVWGRLWNSTFLEEYSAVKSLEVIVRANITVKSSIKNLLLRDASTVIPVMVYLDPAAVAAEGVPWWVILLAVLAGLLVLALLVLLMWKMGFFKRARYPEATIPQYHAVKIPREDRQQFKEEKTGTILRNNWGSPRREGPDAHPILAGDGHPELGSDGQPVPGTA, from the exons ATGGCGGGACCTCCGGGCCGCGATCCTTGGGGGACCCCTGGGATTTGTTACCTTTTCGGCTCCCTGCTCGCCGGACTGCTCTTCCCAGGGGCTGCCGCCTTCAATCTGGACGTGATGGGCGCCCTCCGCAAGGAGGGCGAGCCGGGGAGCCTCTTTGGCTTCTCGGTGGCTCTGCATCGGCAGTTGCAGCCGCGACCCCAGAGCTG GCTGCTGGTGGGCGCTCCCCAGGCTCTGGCCCTGCCAGGGCAGCAGGCAAATCGCACTGGAGGTCTCTTCGCTTGCCCCCTGAGCCTGGAAGAGACTGACTGCTACAGAGTGGACATCGACCGGGGAG CTGATGTGCAGAAGGAGAGTAAGGAGAACCAGTGGCTGGGAGTCAGTGTTCGGAGCCAGGGGCCTGGGGGCAAGATTGTT ACCTGTGCACACCGATACGAGGCGCGGCAGCGTGTAGACCAGATCCTGGAGACGAGGGATGTGATCGGCCGCTGCTTTGTTCTAAGCCAGGACCTGGCCATCCGAGATGAGCTGGATGGTGGGGAGTGGAAGTTCTGTGAGGGACGCCCCCAGGGCCACGAACAGTTCGGCTTCTGCCAGCAGGGCACGGCGGCTGCCTTCTCCCCTGACAGCCACTATCTCCTCTTTGGGGCTCCAGGAACCTATAACTGGAAGG GGTTGCTCTTTGTGACCAACATTGATAGCTCAGACCCTGACCAGCTGGTGTATAAAACTTTGGACCCTGCTGACCGGCTCCCAGGACTGGCCGGCGACTTGGCCCTGAATAGCTACTTAG GTTTCTCCATCGACTCGGGGAAGGGACTGATGCGAGCTGAGGAGCTGAGCTTTGTGGCAGGGGCCCCCCGTGCCAACCACAAGGGTGCTGTGGTCATTCTACGCAAAGACAGTGCCAGTCGCCTGGTGCCTGAAGTGACGCTGTCCGGGGAGCGCCTGACCTCCGGCTTTGGCTACTCGCTGGCCGTGGCTGATCTCAACAATGATGG CTGGACAGACCTGGTAGTTGGTGCCCCCTACTTCTTTGAGCGCCAAGAAGAACTGGGGGGTGCCGTGTATGTGTACATGAACGAGGGGGGTCACTGGGCCGGGGTCGCCCCTCTCCGGCTCTGCGGCTCCCCTGACTCCATGTTTGGGATCAGCCTGGCAGTCCTGGGGGACCTCAATCAAGACGGCTTCCCAG ACCTTGCTGTGGGGGCTCCCTTCGATGGGGACGGGAAGGTCTTTATCTACCACGGGAGCAGTCTGGGGGTTGTCACCAAGCCATCCCAG GTGTTGGAAGGTGAGGCCGTGGGCATAAAGAGCTTTGGCTACTCCCTGTCGGGTGGCCTGGACGTGGATGGGAACCACTATCCAGACTTGCTGGTGGGTTCCTTGGATGACACTGCTGCGCTCTTCAG GGCCAGGCCCGTCCTCCATGTCTCCCACGAGGTCTCTATTCTTCCACGAGCCATCGACCTAGAACAGCCCAACTGTGCCAATGGCCACTTGGTCTG CATGGACCTGAGGGTCTGTTTCAGCTACGTCGCATTGCCCAGCAGCTATAGCCCTACTGTGG CCCTGGATTACGTGTTAGATGGGGACACAGACCGGAGACTCCGGGGCCAGGTGCCCCGTGTGACCTTCCTGAGCCGTGGCCCCGATGACCCCAAGCACCAGTCCTCAGGCACTGTGTGGCTGAAACACCAGCATGACCGAGTCTGCGGAGACACCATGCTCCAGCTTCAG GAGAATGTCAAAGACAAGCTTCGGGCCATTGTCGTGACCCTGTCCTATGGTCTCCAGACCCCTCGGCTCCGACGACAGGCTCCTGGTCAGGGGCTGCCCCCAGTGGCCCCCATCCTCAACGCCCACCAGCCCAGCACCCAGCGGACAGAG ATCCACTTCCTGAAGCAAGGCTGTGGTGAAGACAAGATCTGCCAGAGCAATCTGCAGCTGGTCCACGCCCGGTTCTGCGCCCGCGTCAGTGACACGGAGTTTCAGCCTCTGCCCAT GGATGCGGATGGGACGACAGCCTTGTTTGCTCTGAGTGGGCAGCCAGTCATCGGCCTGGAGCTGAAGGTCACCAACCTACCCTCggacccagcccagccccaggctgATGGGGATGACGCTCATGAAGCCCAGCTCCTGGTCACCCTCCCTGCCGCTCTACACTACTCGGGAGTCCGGGGCCTGGACCCTGTG GAGAAGCCGCTGTGCCTGTCTGATGAGAATGCCTCCCATGTCGAGTGTGAGCTGGGGAACCCCATGAAGAGAGGCGCCCAG GTCACCTTCTACCTCATCCTTAGCACCTCAGGGATCACCATTGAAACCGAAGAGCTGGAGGTGGAGCTGCTGTTGGCCAC CATCAGCGAGCAGGAGCTGCATCCAGTCTTGGCCCGTGCCCGTGTCTTCATTGAGCTGCCGCTGTCCATCACGGG GGTGGCCATTCCCCAGCAGCTCTTCTTCTCTGGTGTGGTACGGGGAGAGAGTGCAATGCGGTCTGAGCGGGATGTGGGCAGCAAGGTCAAGTACGAGGTCACG GTTTCCAACCAAGGCCAGTCGCTCAACACCCTGGGCTCGGCCTTCCTCAACATCATGTGGCCCCATGAGATTGCCAACGGGAAGTGGTTGCTGTACCCCATGCGGGTGGAGCTGGAAGGCGGGCAGGGGTCCGGGCAGAGGGGGCTCTGTTCCCCCAGGCCCAACATCCTCCAACTG GATGTGGACAGCAGGGACAGGAGGAGGCGGGAGCTGGAGCCACCGGAGTCGCAGGAACCTCGAGAGCAGCCGGAGCCCAGCACGTCCTGGTGGCCAGTGTCCTCTGCTGAGAAGAGGAAAAACATCACCCTG GACTGCGCCCGGGGCACAGCCAACTGCGTGGTGTTCAGCTGCCCTCTCTACAGCTTTGACCGCGCGGCTGTGCTGCACGTCTGGGGCCGCCTCTGGAACAGCACCTTCCTGGAG GAGTACTCAGCTGTAAAGTCTCTGGAAGTGATTGTTCGAGCCAACATCACCGTGAAATCCTCCATCAAGAACTTGCTGCTCAGAGATGCTTCCACGGTG ATCCCGGTGATGGTGTACCTCGACCCCGCGGCTGTGGCGGCAGAAGGAGTCCCCTGGTGGGTCATCCTGTTGGCTGTACTAGCCGGGCTGCTGGTATTGGCGCTGCTGGTGCTGCTCATGTGGAAG ATGGGATTCTTCAAGCGAGCGCGGTACCCCGAAGCCACCATACCCCAGTACCATGCGGTGAAGATCCCGCGGGAAGACCGGCAGCAGTTCAAGGAGGAGAAGACGGGCACCATCTTGAGGAACAACTGGGGCAGCCCCCGGCGGGAGGGCCCAGACGCCCACCCCATCCTGGCTGGGGATGGGCACCCAGAGCTGGGCTCTGATGGGCAGCCGGTGCCAGGCACAGCCTAG
- the ITGA7 gene encoding integrin alpha-7 isoform X2 — MAGPPGRDPWGTPGICYLFGSLLAGLLFPGAAAFNLDVMGALRKEGEPGSLFGFSVALHRQLQPRPQSWQGYWSGLPFPPPRNLPDQASNPCLLHLLRWQTDSLSPTPSGKPPERVIVDIERLLVGAPQALALPGQQANRTGGLFACPLSLEETDCYRVDIDRGADVQKESKENQWLGVSVRSQGPGGKIVTCAHRYEARQRVDQILETRDVIGRCFVLSQDLAIRDELDGGEWKFCEGRPQGHEQFGFCQQGTAAAFSPDSHYLLFGAPGTYNWKGLLFVTNIDSSDPDQLVYKTLDPADRLPGLAGDLALNSYLGFSIDSGKGLMRAEELSFVAGAPRANHKGAVVILRKDSASRLVPEVTLSGERLTSGFGYSLAVADLNNDGWTDLVVGAPYFFERQEELGGAVYVYMNEGGHWAGVAPLRLCGSPDSMFGISLAVLGDLNQDGFPDLAVGAPFDGDGKVFIYHGSSLGVVTKPSQVLEGEAVGIKSFGYSLSGGLDVDGNHYPDLLVGSLDDTAALFRARPVLHVSHEVSILPRAIDLEQPNCANGHLVCMDLRVCFSYVALPSSYSPTVALDYVLDGDTDRRLRGQVPRVTFLSRGPDDPKHQSSGTVWLKHQHDRVCGDTMLQLQENVKDKLRAIVVTLSYGLQTPRLRRQAPGQGLPPVAPILNAHQPSTQRTEIHFLKQGCGEDKICQSNLQLVHARFCARVSDTEFQPLPMDADGTTALFALSGQPVIGLELKVTNLPSDPAQPQADGDDAHEAQLLVTLPAALHYSGVRGLDPVEKPLCLSDENASHVECELGNPMKRGAQVTFYLILSTSGITIETEELEVELLLATISEQELHPVLARARVFIELPLSITGVAIPQQLFFSGVVRGESAMRSERDVGSKVKYEVTVSNQGQSLNTLGSAFLNIMWPHEIANGKWLLYPMRVELEGGQGSGQRGLCSPRPNILQLDVDSRDRRRRELEPPESQEPREQPEPSTSWWPVSSAEKRKNITLDCARGTANCVVFSCPLYSFDRAAVLHVWGRLWNSTFLEEYSAVKSLEVIVRANITVKSSIKNLLLRDASTVIPVMVYLDPAAVAAEGVPWWVILLAVLAGLLVLALLVLLMWKMGFFKRARYPEATIPQYHAVKIPREDRQQFKEEKTGTILRNNWGSPRREGPDAHPILAGDGHPELGSDGQPVPGTA, encoded by the exons ATGGCGGGACCTCCGGGCCGCGATCCTTGGGGGACCCCTGGGATTTGTTACCTTTTCGGCTCCCTGCTCGCCGGACTGCTCTTCCCAGGGGCTGCCGCCTTCAATCTGGACGTGATGGGCGCCCTCCGCAAGGAGGGCGAGCCGGGGAGCCTCTTTGGCTTCTCGGTGGCTCTGCATCGGCAGTTGCAGCCGCGACCCCAGAGCTG gcaaggatactggagtgggttgccgtttcctcctccacggaatcttcctgaccaggcatcaaacccgtgtctgttgcatctcctgcgttggcagacagattctttatcaccaacGCCATCTGGAAAGCCACCAGAGAGAGTAATTGTGGATATTGAAAG GCTGCTGGTGGGCGCTCCCCAGGCTCTGGCCCTGCCAGGGCAGCAGGCAAATCGCACTGGAGGTCTCTTCGCTTGCCCCCTGAGCCTGGAAGAGACTGACTGCTACAGAGTGGACATCGACCGGGGAG CTGATGTGCAGAAGGAGAGTAAGGAGAACCAGTGGCTGGGAGTCAGTGTTCGGAGCCAGGGGCCTGGGGGCAAGATTGTT ACCTGTGCACACCGATACGAGGCGCGGCAGCGTGTAGACCAGATCCTGGAGACGAGGGATGTGATCGGCCGCTGCTTTGTTCTAAGCCAGGACCTGGCCATCCGAGATGAGCTGGATGGTGGGGAGTGGAAGTTCTGTGAGGGACGCCCCCAGGGCCACGAACAGTTCGGCTTCTGCCAGCAGGGCACGGCGGCTGCCTTCTCCCCTGACAGCCACTATCTCCTCTTTGGGGCTCCAGGAACCTATAACTGGAAGG GGTTGCTCTTTGTGACCAACATTGATAGCTCAGACCCTGACCAGCTGGTGTATAAAACTTTGGACCCTGCTGACCGGCTCCCAGGACTGGCCGGCGACTTGGCCCTGAATAGCTACTTAG GTTTCTCCATCGACTCGGGGAAGGGACTGATGCGAGCTGAGGAGCTGAGCTTTGTGGCAGGGGCCCCCCGTGCCAACCACAAGGGTGCTGTGGTCATTCTACGCAAAGACAGTGCCAGTCGCCTGGTGCCTGAAGTGACGCTGTCCGGGGAGCGCCTGACCTCCGGCTTTGGCTACTCGCTGGCCGTGGCTGATCTCAACAATGATGG CTGGACAGACCTGGTAGTTGGTGCCCCCTACTTCTTTGAGCGCCAAGAAGAACTGGGGGGTGCCGTGTATGTGTACATGAACGAGGGGGGTCACTGGGCCGGGGTCGCCCCTCTCCGGCTCTGCGGCTCCCCTGACTCCATGTTTGGGATCAGCCTGGCAGTCCTGGGGGACCTCAATCAAGACGGCTTCCCAG ACCTTGCTGTGGGGGCTCCCTTCGATGGGGACGGGAAGGTCTTTATCTACCACGGGAGCAGTCTGGGGGTTGTCACCAAGCCATCCCAG GTGTTGGAAGGTGAGGCCGTGGGCATAAAGAGCTTTGGCTACTCCCTGTCGGGTGGCCTGGACGTGGATGGGAACCACTATCCAGACTTGCTGGTGGGTTCCTTGGATGACACTGCTGCGCTCTTCAG GGCCAGGCCCGTCCTCCATGTCTCCCACGAGGTCTCTATTCTTCCACGAGCCATCGACCTAGAACAGCCCAACTGTGCCAATGGCCACTTGGTCTG CATGGACCTGAGGGTCTGTTTCAGCTACGTCGCATTGCCCAGCAGCTATAGCCCTACTGTGG CCCTGGATTACGTGTTAGATGGGGACACAGACCGGAGACTCCGGGGCCAGGTGCCCCGTGTGACCTTCCTGAGCCGTGGCCCCGATGACCCCAAGCACCAGTCCTCAGGCACTGTGTGGCTGAAACACCAGCATGACCGAGTCTGCGGAGACACCATGCTCCAGCTTCAG GAGAATGTCAAAGACAAGCTTCGGGCCATTGTCGTGACCCTGTCCTATGGTCTCCAGACCCCTCGGCTCCGACGACAGGCTCCTGGTCAGGGGCTGCCCCCAGTGGCCCCCATCCTCAACGCCCACCAGCCCAGCACCCAGCGGACAGAG ATCCACTTCCTGAAGCAAGGCTGTGGTGAAGACAAGATCTGCCAGAGCAATCTGCAGCTGGTCCACGCCCGGTTCTGCGCCCGCGTCAGTGACACGGAGTTTCAGCCTCTGCCCAT GGATGCGGATGGGACGACAGCCTTGTTTGCTCTGAGTGGGCAGCCAGTCATCGGCCTGGAGCTGAAGGTCACCAACCTACCCTCggacccagcccagccccaggctgATGGGGATGACGCTCATGAAGCCCAGCTCCTGGTCACCCTCCCTGCCGCTCTACACTACTCGGGAGTCCGGGGCCTGGACCCTGTG GAGAAGCCGCTGTGCCTGTCTGATGAGAATGCCTCCCATGTCGAGTGTGAGCTGGGGAACCCCATGAAGAGAGGCGCCCAG GTCACCTTCTACCTCATCCTTAGCACCTCAGGGATCACCATTGAAACCGAAGAGCTGGAGGTGGAGCTGCTGTTGGCCAC CATCAGCGAGCAGGAGCTGCATCCAGTCTTGGCCCGTGCCCGTGTCTTCATTGAGCTGCCGCTGTCCATCACGGG GGTGGCCATTCCCCAGCAGCTCTTCTTCTCTGGTGTGGTACGGGGAGAGAGTGCAATGCGGTCTGAGCGGGATGTGGGCAGCAAGGTCAAGTACGAGGTCACG GTTTCCAACCAAGGCCAGTCGCTCAACACCCTGGGCTCGGCCTTCCTCAACATCATGTGGCCCCATGAGATTGCCAACGGGAAGTGGTTGCTGTACCCCATGCGGGTGGAGCTGGAAGGCGGGCAGGGGTCCGGGCAGAGGGGGCTCTGTTCCCCCAGGCCCAACATCCTCCAACTG GATGTGGACAGCAGGGACAGGAGGAGGCGGGAGCTGGAGCCACCGGAGTCGCAGGAACCTCGAGAGCAGCCGGAGCCCAGCACGTCCTGGTGGCCAGTGTCCTCTGCTGAGAAGAGGAAAAACATCACCCTG GACTGCGCCCGGGGCACAGCCAACTGCGTGGTGTTCAGCTGCCCTCTCTACAGCTTTGACCGCGCGGCTGTGCTGCACGTCTGGGGCCGCCTCTGGAACAGCACCTTCCTGGAG GAGTACTCAGCTGTAAAGTCTCTGGAAGTGATTGTTCGAGCCAACATCACCGTGAAATCCTCCATCAAGAACTTGCTGCTCAGAGATGCTTCCACGGTG ATCCCGGTGATGGTGTACCTCGACCCCGCGGCTGTGGCGGCAGAAGGAGTCCCCTGGTGGGTCATCCTGTTGGCTGTACTAGCCGGGCTGCTGGTATTGGCGCTGCTGGTGCTGCTCATGTGGAAG ATGGGATTCTTCAAGCGAGCGCGGTACCCCGAAGCCACCATACCCCAGTACCATGCGGTGAAGATCCCGCGGGAAGACCGGCAGCAGTTCAAGGAGGAGAAGACGGGCACCATCTTGAGGAACAACTGGGGCAGCCCCCGGCGGGAGGGCCCAGACGCCCACCCCATCCTGGCTGGGGATGGGCACCCAGAGCTGGGCTCTGATGGGCAGCCGGTGCCAGGCACAGCCTAG